A single region of the Nicotiana sylvestris chromosome 6, ASM39365v2, whole genome shotgun sequence genome encodes:
- the LOC104211426 gene encoding aspartic proteinase Asp1-like, which yields MNGKWKAPFCTLLVLYSLLLSALFQSCYSAFHLPRPIWKKQQQKSGSSFVFPLAGNVYPKGYYQVTLEVGQPPKPYSLDIDTGSDLTWLQCDAPCAKCTPAPHSLYKPNKNVVMCKDPLCTSLHWPKNHPCHGLDEQCDYEVAYADRGSSLGVLVKDMFPLRFTNGSIVVPHLVFGCGYSQEVPASTHPPFTDGILGLGNGKSSIVSQLSGLGLIRNVVGHCLSGQGGGFLFFGDDILPSSGIAWTPIVRISSEKHFSLGPAELFFDGQATGVKGFPVIFDSGSTFSYFSSEAYDILVSSIKKNINAKQLTDAVDDKSLPVCWNGSKSFKSVNDATSYFKPLTLSFMKAKNVELQLQPEAYLILTEHGNVCLGILNGTEVGLGNYNVIGDISLLDKMVIYDNEKQQVGWLPANCNRLPISRDHGEYYYDAYPTNMGIFEQICPAKFDSSKQQARK from the exons ATGAACGGGAAATGGAAAGCACCATTTTGCACGCTGTTGGTGTTGTACTCTCTGCTTCTATCCGCTTTATTTCAGAGCTGCTACTCTGCCTTTCATCTGCCTCGTCCCATATGGAAGAAGCAGCAGCAAAAATCTGGTTCCTCTTTTGTGTTCCCTCTCGCTGGAAACGTATATCCTAAAGG GTATTATCAGGTGACACTTGAGGTTGGCCAACCTCCCAAACCTTACTCTCTTGATATAGACACTGGTAGTGACCTAACTTGGCTGCAGTGTGATGCACCTTGTGCGAAATGCACCCCG GCCCCTCACAGTCTTTATAAACCAAATAAAAATGTTGTCATGTGTAAGGATCCTTTATGCACGTCCCTTCACTGGCCCAAGAACCATCCTTGTCATGGCCTGGATGAGCAATGTGATTATGAGGTTGCATATGCAGATCGTGGTTCATCCTTGGGAGTGCTGGTCAAAGACATGTTTCCACTACGATTTACCAATGGTAGCATTGTTGTGCCTCATCTAGTATTTGG TTGTGGTTACAGTCAAGAAGTTCCAGCTTCTACTCATCCACCTTTTACCGATGGAATTCTTGGTCTGGGCAATGGAAAATCAAGCATTGTATCACAATTGAGTGGCTTGGGTCTTATCCGAAATGTAGTGGGTCACTGTTTAAGTGGGCAAGGTGGAGGTTTTCTTTTCTTTGGCGATGATATTCTCCCCTCATCTGGAATTGCTTGGACACCAATCGTGCGAATATCTTCCGA AAAGCACTTCTCTTTGGGACCAGCAGAGCTCTTTTTTGATGGACAGGCCACAGGAGTGAAGGGCTTTCCTGTAATTTTTGACAGTGGAAGTACCTTCAGTTACTTTAGTTCTGAAGCTTACGATATTTTGGTATCTTCG ATAAAGAAAAACATAAATGCAAAGCAGCTGACTGATGCAGTGGATGACAAAAGCCTTCCTGTGTGCTGGAATGGTTCCAAATCCTTCAAATCTGTTAATGATGCCACGAGCTACTTCAAGCCATTAACACTGAGTTTTATGAAAGCTAAGAATGTTGAGCTTCAACTTCAGCCAGAGGCCTATCTTATACTTACG GAGCATGGTAATGTATGCTTGGGCATATTGAATGGTACAGAAGTCGGATTAGGAAATTATAATGTGATTGGAG ATATTTCTCTACTGGACAAAATGGTGATATACGATAATGAGAAACAACAAGTTGGATGGCTTCCAGCAAACTGCAACAGGCTACC TATCAGTCGTGATCATGGGGAATATTATTATGATGCATACCCTACCAACATGGGCATATTCGAACAGATATGTCCTGCAAAGTTTGATTCTTCAAAACAGCAGGCAAGAAAATAA